In a genomic window of Periophthalmus magnuspinnatus isolate fPerMag1 chromosome 3, fPerMag1.2.pri, whole genome shotgun sequence:
- the LOC117390949 gene encoding tubulin polymerization-promoting protein family member 3-like, whose protein sequence is MAKSSDMDELLVAFRKFAAHGDHKAGVVSEMPGQKWAKLCKDCKIIDGKHVTSTDTDIIFSKLVPKTSRGMSYADFKKALEMLCQKRFPDQSKGEALQSVYKLIEGKEPANAGVTKVDKTGAVDRLTDTSRYTGSHKERFDGSGRGRGREGREYLVENTGYVSSYRHQGTYDNKVKGQTSKPTGPPDSKIK, encoded by the exons ATGGCGAAGAGCTCTGACATGGATGAGCTCCTGGTGGCCTTTAGGAAGTTTGCGGCTCATGGGGACCACAAAGCCGGCGTGGTCTCGGAGATGCCGGGCCAGAAATGGGCCAAACTCTGTAAAGACTGTAAAATCATTGACGGAAAGCACGTGACCAGCACCGACACCGACATCATCTTCTCCAAACTAGT aCCAAAGACGTCTCGTGGGATGTCCTATGCAGACTTTAAGAAGGCTCTGGAGATGTTGTGTCAGAAGAGGTTTCCAGACCAGAGCAAAGGGGAGGCACTGCAGTCTGTTTATAAACTTATCGAGGGAAAGGAGCCCGCCAACGCTGGGGTCACG aaagTGGACAAAACTGGCGCCGTGGACCGCTTGACCGACACATCTCGATACACAGGCTCTCATAAAGAGCGGTTTGACGGGAGTGGGCGAGGccgagggagggagggacgagAGTACTTGGTGGAGAACACAGGCTACGTCAGCTCTTACAGGCACCAGGGCACCTACGACaacaaggtcaaaggtcaaaccagCAAACCCACCGGGCCCCCAGACAGCAAGATCAAGTAG